AATTTTCCTTCCGATCAAAAGGCGCTATGGCCGTGAGGCAGTTGCACGGGTACCCTCGGACGCCGACAGTCATCGTCGATGGCGGGCCACTGGCAGCGGATTCACAAGGAGGTGACACATGGGCAGCAAGGCGTTTCGAGGTGCACGTAGTTCCGTGACCGGGAAGTTCGTGAAGGAGTCATACGCGAAGTCACACCCAAGAACGACGCAGATGGAGAACATTCCGAAGCCTGGACACGGCGACACCAACCGGAGCCACGGCAAGAAGAACTGATCCAAGTCAGATTCAACGCCGAATGTTTAAGCACACGTGTTACATCGTCGGAGCCGGAGGAAGCTGCGCGTACGACTTCCCAAATGGCCGAAATCTTGTCGAGCAAATCGCATTATTGCGATGGGCGCCGGGAGTGGATCTGAAGTCGATTCAGGATCCCGGTCTGAATGCCTTCTCTCGACTGCAAAAAGATTTGAAATGGGCCGCGCCGGAATCGATCGACGAGTTTGTGCGACACACGAGTCCCCATCACGCCGCCGCAGCTTTTGGCGTTGCACTTTGTCTTCTGCGCGCGGAGCAGAATCATGCTTTGTCTTTGGACCACGAAGATGATTGGCTTCGCACCGCATTCAACAGCCACACAGAGAGCATCAAGAACGATCCGGAACCAAATGTCTCTTTCATTACCTACAACTACGACCGACTCATCGAGAGGCACATGATGACCCGGCTTGCAGGCTATCGAACGGCTTGCGACTTCTACGATCGATTCGCGAGAATTCCGATTGTGCACCTGCACGGCGCATTGGGCACGCTTTCCAAGATTCCTAAAGCTGGCGGAACGCCATACATTTTTGCGGATCTGAACGCCGACACCGTCGTGGCTGCCACTAACAGCGCTTCGGCGTTACGGTTCTTTTGGGAGGAGAATCAGGATATAGTGCAGTTCGACCGCGCACGTCGTCTCTTGGTTTCGGCAGATCGGATTGTGATCCTTGGAATTGGACAGGCGTTTCAGCCGCTATCGAGATTACTCTCCGGATTCAGCGACAACTGGTGGAATGGCGTCGATATCTTTGCGACGGCATACCTGCTTCCTCAGGCGGGGCGCGAACGACTCTTGTCGCTTATTTCGAAGGCTAGAAAATACAAACTCTGTACTCATACCGCCAAAAAATGTCTCACGGATGACGTGTACGCGTAAGGGAACACCATGAAACCAGACGGTTTTCAAATGGAGATCGAGAAAACGGTCGGATCATCGCCTGAGCGCGCGACCATCAAGGCCGCAGAGCTAAAGCGACGGCTCGAATCGGTCCCGGATGACTGGGACGTACTTTTTGCCGACGGGCTTGAGTTCTTTCGGTTCAAGCGGCGTGGTGAAACGCTCATACAGATCGAGTTCAACCAAAATGTCTTCAAGGACGAGCATGGGAAGTGGCATGTTCAGTATTGACTCGGAGTCACCGTGCAAGGGATTTGTCAGTTAGTGCTGGAAAACATCCGCTCAACGGTTAATCCCGGAAACGGATAGAATTTTGTCGTGGACTTTCGTCTAAACACTACCAAGGCGGTGCAGGCGGCATCATGCCGCGTAGGTGTAAACGGGCGGTCGCTTAAGAGCCGGAGAATTAGATCATGTCGCAAATCTCTGGTGCTGGAACTCCGCCACCAAGCCCCGCATTGACGCCAACCTCCTCACCGCCGACATTCATGTGGCGATAGGGATAGGCAGGAATGGGCCGACGAACGCCGACACATCGAAACAGTGCTCATTCAGCGATTCAATTTCTTCATCGTGTTCTTCGGCGTAATTTTGGTTGGTGCCGCTACCACTTCGGAAAAACCCATTCGGTGCGTATTGCTTGCCGCGGGTCTCATTGTGACTCTCCAGATCGCGGCCACGCTACGGCGTGCTCAGCAGAAATTTGAAATCGCCTTTGACCATTTGAAAGCGTTTGGCGATCACGCTGCAGGCCTTTCGGAGAACGAAGTTGGCAGAAAAGGCAGCAAACGCGGTTGGATTAGCGGGTTGATTCCTTGGACATGCATTGCGATTTTGGCGGTATGGCTTGCATTCGAGATACGGCCGTTCATCTGCAAGGCCTGATTTGTGATCGAAAGTTGCCTGCGGCGGGTTATTTCCTTTGACGAGAAAGGCTTGATCTTCGGTCGTTTTCTGTTATACCATGACAATGATAAGTGGATCACAAAACACAAGACTTGATTTTCAATTCCTAGTGATAGCTTCCCAAAGGTGCGATAGCGAGGACTGCGTCTGGGCCATATTTTCTGACCTCGTATGCTTACAAGTCGGCGACGGCCCAATGCCTTATTCTGTTGCAGCGGTTTTCAACGAAAAAACTCTCAACGATTACCGTCCGAAGAGTTTCCTGTGGCGACACACCGCGGATGTCGAAACGGGAATTCAGGAGTTTGTGTCGGCTTATCAGCCCGTACAGGGCATTCGTAGATGGAATTCACCGGCGTAGCAGAGTAAAGACCACCACCCAGAGTAAATCGAAATCGATCGGTACGCGTGAGAACAAGAACGCCGTTGTCCACTACGCGCACTCGGATCGAATCACCATTTGAGCATTGCAGGTCAGCATCGCGGACCAGTCCCGGTATACCGACAGCGTGCATGGCATATCCCAGCACGTTCCATCGAAAACATCGCCATAGGTGGTACCCGGTCCAAGCGAAGTTTTGGAGAGATTTGAGCATGTCAATTATATTCGACTAACGTGGCGAATGACGCGAAACCCACTCACAAAGAGCATCACGAAATCGCCCGAATCAGGCTGTCGTAGGTCGATTTGGGATTGGCGCCGCACGCCTGGCACATCGACACCGCCATCCACTACAACACCGCGTTCAAGTACATGGAGAGTCCAAGCGTGACTCCCGTGCTGATGTCGCTGATTGAGCGGTCCGCAGCTCCGCTGAACGTGGTTGAGTACCAGTTCGCCGTAGATGCGACCGGCTTTGCGTTCTGCCGCTTTGATCGCTGGTACGAGGAAAAATACGGGGCCATCAAGTCGAAGAAGCAGTGGCTGAAAGCTCACTTGGCGTGCGGAACGATGACGAACATCGTGACCGCGGCGAAGGTGACGGAAAGCAACAGGAACGACGGCCCGGAACTGCCTGGATTGGTCCAGAGGACGGCTGACAACTTTGTCCTTGAAGAAGTCTCCGCCGACAAGGGATACGCCGGCGTCTTCAACCACAACGCGATCGAGGATCTTGGGGCGAAGTCGTACATCATGTTTAAGGCGGGAGCGACCGGCGCCGTAGGTGGCGCGTACGGGAAGATGTTCCACTACTTCTCGCTGAACAAGGAGGAGTTTCTCCGCCACTACCACCGTCGCTCGAATGTCGAATCGACGGTGATGATGATTAAGACGAAGTTCGGCGATTCGGTACGCAGCAAGTCCAAGGAAGCGGCGACGAACGAGATCCTCTGCAAGATCCTGGCGCACAACATCTGCTGCCTGATCTCGGCGATGTTCGAGCTGGAGCTGACGATTGACCTGGGGAAGAGGGAGTGGGCGAGGACGGCGTGATACGCCGGTCATTCCTCTCGTTTAATAAAGACGTCAAGTATGACGATTGAATCGTTTCCTGGATTTCTGATCTTGTAGTAAAAGGCGAGGCGTAAATTTCCGCGAGCAAGAAGGTAAACGTCGGGAACATCAGGCCGAGGTTGCGCTTTCGCGGCATTCGTAATTGGCTCGTACTGGAGACGATCGAGTAATCGCAAGAACTGATCGCGATCTGGCGGACTCATGTCTCGGATCTTCTGGCTCGCCTCAGATACTAGCTGTATCTCGTTCATTTGCGACTCCTCTTCAACGTTAAGAGGCTCGCCACCCCCTCCAAATTGCCCACTTCGATCATGGTCTTTTCGAGGTTGTTGTAGGCCGTACCCAGACTGGCCTCGCTTGAAGCCAATTCGTGATATGCCGAAAGCTGGTCTTTCAGACCTACCAAGTCCTTCTGGAGACTCTCTATCGACTCGCGTTGATGAGCTATATCTTTCTCTCGGGCTCGAAGTGCTTCTTCTATTCCGATCTGCTTTACCTGCTCTCGTGTCTTGCGAATCTGTATGATCGAACTCGCGACAAGCACCAATACGACAATCCCCGCACCTACGCCAAAGGATGCCCAACCCTGATCGAATCGACTGGCCGCAACTCCACAGGAGATGCTTCCAACCATGCCCAAAAAAGTGACCAGCGTGATTTTGCCCGCATCGGTCAATCGATAACGACTGTCCATCGTTCTCCAAGATAACGGGTTCAATCGCGACTTGCGTTCCGCCGTCCATTTCGCCGCTCCGGTGTCTGCCCATAAATTGCGACGCCGTGGGAGTCTGCCCACAAATTCGCCGTAATGCCTTTTAATTCAAGTGGTTGTGTCATTTTAGAGGCAAAGCCCAAAATACCAAACAAACACCTTGCAATTCATTCGCTTCATGGTAAACTACCTCCATGCCCGAGTGCCAACTCAATCCCCCGATGGTCGATCGCCTCCAGGCCCAGACGCGGCCGTTCGTCCCGCCGAACACGGTGAATTTCCTCAACGATGTCTGCCGGCCCGAGCTCTCGCTCGCCGATCTCGCGCGCATGTACAGCACCACCGTCGATGCTATTTCCGTCTGGCTCTCCCGCCCCGACGTCGTGCAGCGCCTCGCCGAGATCCGTTCCGCTTCCGCCCAGCGCGCGGGCTTCATCGCCGGGATGCACCTCCCCCACTACGCGCATTCCCTCGCCACTTCGCTCGAGCAGGCCGTCACCGAATCCAAGTTCCTCCGTCACCTCACCCTCACGCTCGAATCCAACACGCTCCGCGTTCGCTACCGCGAAAACATCCGCAAGACCGTTGCGCTCCTCGCCAACATCGCCCGCTTCGAACGCTCCGCAAAGCGCTGGTCCGCGCCGAAGTCTCCAAAGCCAACCTCTCCGCCTTCGAATCCGCCGCGTTCAGGCCCACCCGGCAAGTCTCCGCGCAACATCGATTCGCGTGCGCAGCACCGAGACACAAACAAGCAACAAGGCCGGCAGCGTCACGCCAACTCCGCCGAACAACCAGCCGATTCCGTTCGCCCCGACGCGGGATCCAATCGCCGCGCAGCATCAATCGCCCCGCCACGCCGCGTTCCCGCAGATTCCAGCAGACGCGCTTCCCGCGCGCCGCACCATTCAACCACGACTTCGCGCAAAGGCGCCCAAAGCAGCTTCGCCTCCTCATCAACCCGCAGCATCAACAAAGAACTTCGCGGCACGCGCAAGGCCCCGCCCGCCCGTTCAACCCGCGCACTCCACGGACCCGCGCCCTGATGCAAAAAGCAGCAGTGGTCCAAGTCCGGCCGCTGCGCCGCTGCAAGGCCCCCGATGAATTCGATTTTTCGGCAATTCGCCGCGCGTGATCCGGAGGCTTTCCGCTACCTTGTATGGGGGGTTGCGGCGGCTTTGGCCGGGTTTTCGCGAACCGGGAGGCGTTCTGGATTCGCCGAAGCTCGCTCGGGGTTGAGCGCGCGTGCCGCGGCAGGCACGGATTTCACGGGAGACTTTGATGACTCGGAATAACCGAAGCGCTGGTCATTCGAGCGGCTCAGCCTGTTCGCGCATCAGCGTGCTCTTGGCTGCCGCGTCGATGTGCGCGAGCGCCTCGATTGCAGTCACTCCGACCGTCAACGGGATTCTGGATGCGACCTACGGCGCACCGCGCGCGGTGCAGACGGTGCAGACGGGGTTCGGGGATGCGGTGCCGCCGGGAGACTTGAAGGGCAGCGAGCTCGACGCGGCGTACGGCGTGATCCGCGCGGGGCGGCTTTATCTCATGTTCACGGGAAACCTCGAGCGGAACTTCAACACGCTGGAGGTGTTCATCGACTCGCGATCGGGAGGCGAGAACATCCTGAGCAACGTGCCGCAGTACGACGGGGAGTACAACGCACCCGCGGGACCGTATCGCAGCGGCGCGATGGCGGGGATGCGCTTCGACGCGGGGTTCTTCGCGGACTATCACCTCTTTGCGCGCTGGGGATCGCCCGGCGGCGTGGATACGCCGTTCGAGGTGACGTTTGTGAATCGCGCGGGGGGCGGATCCGCGAAAGTTCTGAGCGTGGCGCCTTCCAGCGTGCCGATGAGCGAGCCGCGGCGGATCCCGCCTCCGGAATAGTCTGCCCAGACTTCGTTTGCCTGTTGATGAAACCGGAAGATTGTGTCGGCGTTGACCACGCCGAGCTCGGCGGTGCGGGTGACGTGCATGCGAAGACCGTCGAGCGAAATGGGCATGGAAGGACAATACGAAGAAAAAAGACGGAGCAGCGGGTGCCGCAAATCCCGTTCAATCGCGGCGGCGGCGGGCGAGACCGAGGAGCCCGAAAGGGAGAAGCGCCATCGCGCCGGGGGAGGGGATGCGCGTGAAGGTGATGTTGTCGAAGATCGCGCCGTCGGCGTCGCTCATGAGCACCACGGAGCGGATGCCGCCGGCCTGGATTCGGAGCGTGTTCTGATAGAACCACGATGTGTTGTAGTTCCCCGTCATGTCGGTGACATAGTCGATGAGTTTGCCGTTGGCGTCGTAGGCGCGGACGCTGCCGAGAAGAGACCCCCTTTCGGTGTCGCTCATCAATACGGAGAAATTGCTGACGGCCGAATCGAACGTAATGAGAACCGGGCTTGCCCAGAGGCCGGCGGCCTTGGTGCCGAAATCGCCCTTTGCGTATGAGAACACTTCGACCGCGGAGTGGTAGGTGCCGCTGGGGTCGACGATCGGCGTCATGGAGAAGTGAACGCCGAGGTGCGCGTACTGGTTGGTGACGCTGGTGGAAGCGGCGAGGTCTTCGAAGTCGATCTTCACGATTTCCGCCTGAGCGAGTGCGCCGCCGAGTACGAGCGAAAGTACACCGAGTACGAGCTTGCAATTCATGCTTCGCTTCCCCCTCTTGAAATGTTCCGATATCTGCCGCGCCTCTCTCTGCGTGGCTATTCAAAGGTGACGCGTGCCACCCGGAATGCGACTTTGTGAGAGTCGGCGCGGATCGGGTATTGGTTATTCGCTCGTAGTGCGCGGCACAGCCCGCGGGAACGAACGCCCGAGATTTCGAGCGGCGCTTCGACCGAAGATGAGCGCCTTCGTCAGATAAACAGGCTGGTCCGAGATTTCAGGGAATCGGCGAGGAACGTCGCGACACCGCCGCACTCGAGTCCGTCGAGCAGTTCGGTCTGCCGGATACCCATGACATCGCGCGACATTTCGCAGGCGATCATGCGGACATTGAGCTCGCGCGCGAGGGCGATCATTTCTTCGAGCGAGTTGACATTCTTTGCCTTCATCATGGAACGCAGCATCTTGGCGCCGACACCGAAATAGTTCATCTTGGAGACAGGCAGGGACCTGCTCGAGCCGGGCGACATGAGCGTCATCATCTTCTGGTGAAGAGATTTGCCGGCGAGCTGGCGGTCTTTTTTCATCACGCTCAACCCCCAGAATGTGAAGAACATGCTGACCTGCTGGCCCATTGCCGCGGCACCGGTCGCGATCACGAACGAAGCCATCACGCGGTCGAGATCGCCGGAAAAGACGACGATCGACACGCGGTCTTCGGCGACCCGGCCTTCCACCTGCGCGAGCCGCGTTTCGAGATCACGGACTTTCTCGCGGAGCGTTTGCAGTTCGGCGGATTCCGTTGCGATGGTGCTCTGCGCGCTCATCGGATTTACCCCTTACACAGTACGTTTGATAAAGTGAACGTAGACCGTGGCTCCATCGATCGACTCGTTCTCCTGCGCGACGAGTTCGACATTCTTCGCGATCTTCGCCCACCCTTGAAAATCCGCGACCGAGCCGCGATCGGTCGCCATGACCTTGAGAATCTGGCCCGGCTCGAGCTTGCCGATCTCCTTGCGCGCGTTGACGAGCGGCATCGGGCAGTTGAGGCCGCGTGCATCGAAGACCTGGTCGAAAGTCTGACTCATGGCGTTGCTCCGGCTCGCGCCGCGTAGGCCTGCGAGAGCGCACAGACATTCTTGCCTGTTTCGAGGGCGGCGGCGGACTCCTCGTCGGCGCTCAAGAGTCCGGCGTTGACGCGCTTGATATCCACATACTCGGGGACAAAGCGGGGCAGACTCTCAACGAGGTAGCGAACGAAGCCCTCTTCCGTATCACGCTGCAAGACGACGAGTCCATCGTTCGTGCGCTTGAGTTCGTCGAGGCTTGCAACAAATCGGCCGGAGCTGTCGGCTTCGGCGAGCGAGCTGAAGTGACCGGGAAGCACTTTGATCCGGCCGTTTAGAGCGAGAAGTTTGCGGAGTGAACGCGCATGGAGCGGCGCCCAGGTCTCGGCCTTGCCGCCGAGGTCCGGACGCGCGATCGAACGGATGAAGATGCTGTCGCCGGTGAACAGGAATCTGTCGTCGAGCGCAAGAGCGATGACCCCCAGCGTGTGACCGGGAATGTGAATTGTTCGGAGTTCGCGGCTTCCGGAACGGAAGACGCGATCGTTCGCGATGTACTCGTAGTCGATCGTGGCGGGGAGCACGTCGATCGGATGAATCGCGTCGTACGGATGAAGGTAGTACGAAGCGCGGGATCGGGCGGCCAGTTCGACGCCGCCGCTGATGTGATCGGCGTGACCGTGCGTATCGATCACCGTCTCGATCTTGAGATTCTTTTCTCGGGCCAGTTCGGTGTAGTGATGAACGTGGCGGAGCGGATCGATGACGATCGCGCTTCCACTGCTCGCGACAACGTAGCTGAGACACCCTCGCGCGGGGCGGCTGATTTGGTAGATCGAGAGATCGGGCTCTTCGACGATGGTGTGCGTCGCGTAGTACTCGCCCCATGCTTTCATGCCACCCTCGAGATTGGCGCAGGAGTAGCCGAGTCGGGTGAGCGCCTGCGCGACGTAGCTTGAGGTGTCGCCCTTGGCGCACACGGTGAGAATCTGCTTGTCGGTCGGGAGCTTCTCCTTGAGTTCTCGCTCGGCGTACGCCTCGACGGAGTCGATCATGTCGTCTTTGCCGCCGAGTTCGAGCATCTCGAAATAGGGGACATTGAACGCGGGCAACGGAGAACGGCCCTCGATGTGGAGGCGTTCGAATTCATCGCGGCTACGGACATCGATGACGAACACGTCCTGAGAGCGCTCGAGCCGATTCAGCAACTCGGCGCTCGTCACCACGGATGGAATCAATCTTTCCGCCACGGCAATCAACTCCCGAGTGAATCGCCGAACCGAGTGCGGTCGCGGCGAACGCCGGTCGGTGAAAGCTTAGTGGGGTTCGCTGCGCCTGCGCCGAAGCCCCGGGCAACGCATGGGTGAACTGCTTTCTTAGCATTTGCGCATGTCAACGCCCGCTCTCGGGAGCCGCGCTTTTAAGGCCGACCCGTTCCCGTTCTACAAGAAGCTGCGCGAAAGTGCGCCGGTGCATCGCGTCTGGCTCTCGCGCTCCACCGATGCCTATCTCATCGCGCGATATGCCGATTGCCAGAACGCGCTCAGAGATCATGAACGGATCATCAAGGATGTGACTGTCGCATCGGGCAAGCGGCCGGCGTGGATGCCGGGCTTTTTGCGGCCGCTCTCCCGAAACATGCTCGATCTTGATGATCCGGATCACGCGCGATTGCGCCGTCTGGTTCACAAGGCGTTCACGCCGCGGCTGGTCGAAACGCTCGAACCCCGGATCCTGGAAATCGTCGATCGGCTTCTCACCGACGCCGAGTCGCGCGGCGGGATGGACCTCATCCGCGACTTCGCTCTCCCGCTTCCCGTCACGATCATTTCCGAAATGCTCGGAGTTCCCGAAGAAGATCGGCACCGGTTCCAGAGATGGTCGAACCGGATGGTGAGCGCCGATACCTCGGCGCTGCACGCGCTCATGGCGGTTCCGAGCGCTTACGCGTTCATGCAATATGTCCGAAAGATGATCCGCGATCGGCGGCGCGAGCCTCGTGAGGACCTTGTTACAAGCCTTGTCGCGGCGGACGACGAGGGCGACCGACTGAGCGAAGACGAGATGGTCGCGATGATCGTGCTGCTGCTGGTGGCGGGCCACGAGACCACGGTGAATCTGATCGGGAACGGCGTGCTCACGCTGCTCGCTCACGCGGAGCAGAAAGAGGCGCTCATCCGCGATCTTTGGCTCATCGACGGCGCAATCGAGGAAATCCTCCGCTACGACGGGCCGGTTCTCATGGCGTCGGAGCGTTACGCGCTCGAGGAAGTCGAGATTCAGAATGTGAGAATCCCACGTGGATCGATGGTCTATGTCGTGCTGGCCTCTGCCAATCGAGATGAACAGCAGTTTGCGGATGCCGATGAATTCGACATTCGGCGGACTCCGAACCGCCATCTTGCTTTCGGCCAGGGGGTCCACTTCTGTCTGGGCTCGCCGCTTGCGAGAATGGAAGGTACTCGCGCTCTCTCGCGGTTGCTCGAGCGATTCCCCGGGGTCAGACTCGCAATCCCCCGCGATCGGCTGCGCTGGCGTCGAGGAATGCTGCTGCGAGGCGTGGAGTCGATGCCGGTCTTGCTGAAATGAAACGGCGGCGGTTCTACGTGCACTCCAGCGCGTCGTAGGCCGTTGCGAACAGCACGAAATCCGCGTCGTCGACCTGTCCATCATGATTCAGATCGGCAGGACAACCTTGAGGCATCGCGGGGTCGGAGCAGAGAAGCAGGTCGTACGCGCTGGCGAAGAGCACGAAGTCCGTGTCGTCGACGAGCGCATCGCACGTGAAGTCGGCGGCGCACGCGGGGGGAGAACCGATCGAATAGCGAGCAAGGAATCCGGCCGCCGATCCGCCGGCGCTTGTGAATTGTCCGGCGAGGAAGATCTCGCCGCTGGGCAGAGTCACGATCGCGTTGACATTCGAGTTGACGCCGCTGGTGAATGGGATCCACGAATTGCCGGAGCGAATGCCCACGCGCGAAACCGGCGAGCCGTCGGCGGTCGTGAAACTGCCGCCGGCGATCAGATTTCCGTCGGCGGTCGTCGCCATCGAAAACACGATGTTGTTCATTCCCGAGCCGACTGGCTGCCAGGCGGCGCCGTTCCAGCGCGCGATGAAGAGAACAAATGTGCTTCCGGAGCGTGCGAAGTCACCGCCGGCGTAGAGCGTTCCGTCGGGCAGGAATCCGAACGCGTAGGGGATGCCGCCGAGGCCGCCGCCCATCGGAAACCAGCCGGAGCCGTTCCATCGCGCGATCGAGTTGACCGCTTGCCCGTTGCCGAAGCTGAAGGTAAATCCGCCGCCGATGATGATGTCGCCGTTGGGCATTGTTGCGATCGCGTGGATCGTCCCGTTCACGCCGACGCCCATGTCGGACCAGGCGGAGCCGTTCCATCGCGCGACGTGCTGCGCGGATATGCCGCCCGCGGTGATGAACTCGCCGCCCGCGATGAGGTTTCCGTTTGTCGCAACGTGCAGCGCCCGCACCGAATGGCTGGTGCCGGTCCCGAGTTTGGACCACGATCCCGCGCTGAACTTTGCAACGTTGGCGGCACTGGTTTGGCCCGCGCTCGAGAAGAGACCGCCCGCGTAGAGATCTCCGTTCGGCGCGGCGGTGAGTGCGTAGACCGTGCCGCCGATTCCGTTGCCGATCGCGGTCCACTGATTGGTCGCCGGATCCCACGAGGCGATATTGCTCCCGCCGACACCGCCGGCGGAAGAAAAACTGCCTCCGACCACCACACGCGGACCTTCAGGCCCGGAACCGTCGGGGTCCCAGAGCGTTGCCGCGAAGATGGGTCCGTTTGTACCTGGCGCGCCGGAGCCCGGCACCCAGCCGGCGTTGCACCATTGCGCGTTCGTTGCAGGACCGAAGAGCGCTGGAATCGTGATCGCGAACGCCACAGTACGCGGGCGGGTTGACATGCCATTCACTCCTTCAACAGCGCTCCGAACATCTTACCGACAAATGTTGACAGAACGACCGCGCATTGCTGAACGAAGCGCATCGATTCATTTCGCAGCCGCCGCCCTTCGTCTTTATGCAATCTGAATACGTCTCGACACGACCGGCCCGATCGAAAACGGTTACACCGCTCGGGCTTTGGCTCAAGAGTGACGGCATCCAAGGAATCCCGCCCTTCGAAGCCTGTTCGAACTCGCCCGCGTTTTGCTATCGATTGCGAAGCCCGGGGCGCGGTGTCGGACGCGCACTATTTGATTACGCGATCCCTCTGCACACTAATGAATGGCATTTGGATGGTTGACATGCTGCATCCAAAAACCGAACAGACCAAGATGTTTGCATGTTCCATTTTGTCCATTGAAGAAAATTGAGGCGAATACCTATGTCGATTCTCTGGATTTCATCTTGCGAGATGAATGGGTTTGTATAGCATCGCGGAGTTCGGGTCTGCCATCGCGGTCCGCCCCGCGATCAGATCAGTTGGATTTGGGTGTCGGACCACCGGTTCCATCCGTTGCTCGTCCGGTGCGCCCGCGAGAGACAAGATTGCCGATCCGCCAAGTACGCCGACTCGATCCGGGCTCGTTGCCCGGAGCGGCTCTGCTTGCCGTCGGCACGGGAGGAGAGAGCACATGAATCGACATTTGGCTTCAGCACTTGTGGGCGTTGCAACGCTTGCTGCCACAGCGTTCGCCGACGACTTTGCCCCGCCTCCATACAGAGGAGGACCGCTGTCGGTGTATGCGCGATGGGAATTTCCTTCGGAGCCGACGAATTGGCTGAATGTGACGCCGACAGCATTCAGCGCGGTGGCGGGGCCGCCCGCTTACCACCTGTTTGGTTTGTTTGAAACACACGCCTTCGGTGACGGGGGCGACTGGCAAACCGGTCCGATCGGCGGCATCACTCCAAAGCACGGTGACGCGCTCATCAATTTCAAACTACAGAACTGGGTGGACGAC
The DNA window shown above is from Phycisphaeraceae bacterium and carries:
- a CDS encoding MBL fold metallo-hydrolase; amino-acid sequence: MAERLIPSVVTSAELLNRLERSQDVFVIDVRSRDEFERLHIEGRSPLPAFNVPYFEMLELGGKDDMIDSVEAYAERELKEKLPTDKQILTVCAKGDTSSYVAQALTRLGYSCANLEGGMKAWGEYYATHTIVEEPDLSIYQISRPARGCLSYVVASSGSAIVIDPLRHVHHYTELAREKNLKIETVIDTHGHADHISGGVELAARSRASYYLHPYDAIHPIDVLPATIDYEYIANDRVFRSGSRELRTIHIPGHTLGVIALALDDRFLFTGDSIFIRSIARPDLGGKAETWAPLHARSLRKLLALNGRIKVLPGHFSSLAEADSSGRFVASLDELKRTNDGLVVLQRDTEEGFVRYLVESLPRFVPEYVDIKRVNAGLLSADEESAAALETGKNVCALSQAYAARAGATP
- a CDS encoding transposase, with protein sequence MAPHAWHIDTAIHYNTAFKYMESPSVTPVLMSLIERSAAPLNVVEYQFAVDATGFAFCRFDRWYEEKYGAIKSKKQWLKAHLACGTMTNIVTAAKVTESNRNDGPELPGLVQRTADNFVLEEVSADKGYAGVFNHNAIEDLGAKSYIMFKAGATGAVGGAYGKMFHYFSLNKEEFLRHYHRRSNVESTVMMIKTKFGDSVRSKSKEAATNEILCKILAHNICCLISAMFELELTIDLGKREWARTA
- a CDS encoding DsrE/DsrF/DrsH-like family protein is translated as MSAQSTIATESAELQTLREKVRDLETRLAQVEGRVAEDRVSIVVFSGDLDRVMASFVIATGAAAMGQQVSMFFTFWGLSVMKKDRQLAGKSLHQKMMTLMSPGSSRSLPVSKMNYFGVGAKMLRSMMKAKNVNSLEEMIALARELNVRMIACEMSRDVMGIRQTELLDGLECGGVATFLADSLKSRTSLFI
- a CDS encoding sulfurtransferase TusA family protein, with the protein product MSQTFDQVFDARGLNCPMPLVNARKEIGKLEPGQILKVMATDRGSVADFQGWAKIAKNVELVAQENESIDGATVYVHFIKRTV
- a CDS encoding cytochrome P450, which produces MSTPALGSRAFKADPFPFYKKLRESAPVHRVWLSRSTDAYLIARYADCQNALRDHERIIKDVTVASGKRPAWMPGFLRPLSRNMLDLDDPDHARLRRLVHKAFTPRLVETLEPRILEIVDRLLTDAESRGGMDLIRDFALPLPVTIISEMLGVPEEDRHRFQRWSNRMVSADTSALHALMAVPSAYAFMQYVRKMIRDRRREPREDLVTSLVAADDEGDRLSEDEMVAMIVLLLVAGHETTVNLIGNGVLTLLAHAEQKEALIRDLWLIDGAIEEILRYDGPVLMASERYALEEVEIQNVRIPRGSMVYVVLASANRDEQQFADADEFDIRRTPNRHLAFGQGVHFCLGSPLARMEGTRALSRLLERFPGVRLAIPRDRLRWRRGMLLRGVESMPVLLK
- a CDS encoding PEP-CTERM sorting domain-containing protein — encoded protein: MNCKLVLGVLSLVLGGALAQAEIVKIDFEDLAASTSVTNQYAHLGVHFSMTPIVDPSGTYHSAVEVFSYAKGDFGTKAAGLWASPVLITFDSAVSNFSVLMSDTERGSLLGSVRAYDANGKLIDYVTDMTGNYNTSWFYQNTLRIQAGGIRSVVLMSDADGAIFDNITFTRIPSPGAMALLPFGLLGLARRRRD